One genomic region from Pecten maximus chromosome 5, xPecMax1.1, whole genome shotgun sequence encodes:
- the LOC117326745 gene encoding aminopeptidase N-like, with protein sequence MSFLLVGCRIPPDIKEEVFCKAIQEGGEEEWDYMFNVYVSGQGSEQAAALQSLACTNRLWVISRYLEYILDPSNIRQQDASRAFDTLLGNTMAFYPTFDYLLEKWEFLVIE encoded by the exons ATGTCTTTTCTGTTGGTTGGTTGCAGGATTCCCCCTGACATCAAAGAAGAAGTTTTCTGTAAAGCTATCCAGGAAGGAGGTGAAGAGGAGTGGGATTACATGTTTAATGTTTACGTTAGTGGACAAGGCTCGGAACAGGCCGCGGCTCTCCAATCGCTGGCTTGTACAAACCGTTTGTGGGTCATCAGCAG GTACCTGGAATACATACTAGATCCGTCAAATATTAGACAACAAGATGCTTCTCGTGCCTTCGATACACTTCTTGGAAACACGATGGCCTTCTACCCGACTTTCGATTATCTTCTGGAGAAATGGGAATTCCTGGTTATCGAGTAA